One window of Dendropsophus ebraccatus isolate aDenEbr1 chromosome 13, aDenEbr1.pat, whole genome shotgun sequence genomic DNA carries:
- the GPHB5 gene encoding glycoprotein hormone beta-5, translating to MNFHGLTLISLHLLIFSGCWNTYAISNISLRTFIGCAVREFTFLARKPGCKGLRVTTDACWGRCETWEKPILDPPHIDAYHRVCTYNETKLVTVKLPNCIPNVDPFFTYPVAIRCDCGVCSTATTECETL from the exons ATGAACTTTCACGGCCTGACCCTGATTTCCTTGCATCTGCTGATCTTTAGTGGCTGCTGGAACACGTATGCGATCTCTAACATCAGCTTGAGAACCTTCATTGGCTGCGCTGTGCGGGAATTCACCTTCTTGGCAAGGAAACCTGGATGTAAAGGTTTACGTGTCACCACTGATGCCTGCTGGGGGCGCTGTGAGACTTGGGAG AAACCTATCCTTGATCCTCCCCACATAGACGCATATCACAGAGTCTGTACCTACAATGAAACAAAGCTGGTGACAGTAAAATTACCTAACTGCATTCCCAATGTGGATCCCTTCTTCACATACCCGGTGGCGATCAGATGTGACTGCGGCGTCTGCTCAACTGCGACTACTGAATGTGAGACCCTGTAA